The following are encoded together in the Bubalus kerabau isolate K-KA32 ecotype Philippines breed swamp buffalo chromosome 3, PCC_UOA_SB_1v2, whole genome shotgun sequence genome:
- the RNF5 gene encoding E3 ubiquitin-protein ligase RNF5 isoform X2, producing MSGDCSGSCGQCVWPPVLWLETRPERQECPVCKAGISRENVVPLYGRGSQKPQDPRLKTPPRPQGQRPAPESRGGFQPFGDTGGFHFSFGVGAFPFGFFTTVFNTHEPFRRGTGVDLGQGHPASSWQDSLFLFLAIFFFFWLLSI from the exons ATGTCTGGAGACTGCTCGGGAAGCTGTGGTCAGTGTGTGTGGCCACCTGTACTG tggctGGAGACACGGCCAGAGCGGCAAGAATGCCCAGTGTGCAAAGCTGGGATCAGCAGAGAAAATGTTGTCCCTCTCTATGGGCGAGGGAGCCAGAAGCCCCAGGATCCCAG aTTGaaaaccccaccccgcccccagggcCAGCGACCGGCTCCGGAGAGCAGAGGG GGATTCCAGCCATTTGGCGATACTGGGGGATTTCACTTCTCATTTGGTGTCGGTGCTTTTCCCTTTGGCTTTTTCACCACCGTCTTCAATACCCATGAACCGTTCCGTCGGGGTACAG GTGTGGATCTGGGACAGGGTCACCCGGCCTCCAGCTGGCAGGACTCCCTCTTCCTGTTTCTCgccatcttcttctttttctggctgCTCAGTATTTGA
- the AGPAT1 gene encoding 1-acyl-sn-glycerol-3-phosphate acyltransferase alpha, whose protein sequence is MELWPGAGTLLLLLFLLLLLLLPTLWFCSPSAKYFFKMAFYNGWILFLAVLAIPVCAVRGRNVENMKILRLMLLHIKYLYGIRVEVRGAHHFPPSQPYVVVSNHQSSLDLLGMMEVLPGRCVPIAKRELLWAGSAGLACWLAGVIFIDRKRTGDAISVMSEVAQTLLTQDVRVWVFPEGTRNHNGSMLPFKRGAFHLAVQAQVPIVPIVMSSYQDFYCKKERRFTSGRCQVRVLPPVPTEGLKPDDVPALADRVRHSMLTVFREISTDGRGGGDYLKKPGGVGEAGL, encoded by the exons ATGGAGCTGTGGCCAGGGGCggggactctgctgctgctgctcttcctgctgctgctcctcctgCTGCCCACTCTGTGGTTCTGCAGCCCCAGTGCCAAGTATTTCTTCAAGATGGCCTTCTACAACGGCTGGATCCTCTTCCTGGCTGTGCTCGCCATCCCTGTGTGTGCCGTGCGAGGACGCAACGTCGAGAACATGAA GATCTTGCGTCTGATGCTACTCCACATCAAATACCTGTACGGGATCCGAGTGGAGGTACGAGGGGCCCACCACTTCCCTCCTTCACAGCCCTACGTCGTTGTCTCCAACCACCAGAGCTCCCTCGACCTGCTTG ggaTGATGGAGGTGCTGCCAGGCCGCTGTGTGCCCATTGCCAAGCGGGAGCTGCTGTGGGCCGGCTCTGCTGGGCTGGCCTGCTGGCTGGCGGGAGTCATCTTCATTGACCGGAAGCGCACTGGGGATGCCATCAGTGTCATGTCTGAGGTCGCCCAGACCCTGCTTACACAGGAC GTACGGGTCTGGGTTTTTCCTGAGGGCACGAGAAACCACAACGGCTCCATGCTGCCCTTCAAACGTGGCGCCTTCCACCTCGCAGTGCAGGCCCAG GTTCCCATTGTGCCCATCGTCATGTCCTCCTATCAAGACTTCTACTGCAAGAAGGAGCGCCGCTTCACTTCAG GGCGATGTCAGGTCCGGGTGCTGCCCCCAGTGCCCACAGAAGGGCTGAAGCCGGATGACGTTCCAGCTCTGGCTGACAGAGTCCGGCACTCCATGCTCACTGTTTTCCGGGAAATCTCCACTGATGGCAGGGGTGGTGGTGACTATCTGAAGAAGCCCGGAGGGGTGGGCGAGGCTGGGCTCTGA
- the AGER gene encoding LOW QUALITY PROTEIN: advanced glycosylation end product-specific receptor (The sequence of the model RefSeq protein was modified relative to this genomic sequence to represent the inferred CDS: substituted 1 base at 1 genomic stop codon) has protein sequence MAAGAVIGAWMLVLSLWGAVTGDQNITARIGKPLVLNCKGAPKKPPQQLEWKLNTGRTEAWKVLSPQGDPWDSVARVLPNGSLLLPAVGIQDEGTFRCRATSRSGKETKSNYRVRVYQIPGKPEIVDPASELMAGVPNKVEDEKRRXMMKLIFPQVGTCVSEGGYPAGTLSWLLDGKTLIPDGKGVSVKEETKRHPETGLFTLHSELMVTPARGGALHPTFSCSFTPGLPRRRALHTAPIQLRVWNAVPLKEVRLVVEPEGGAVAPGGTVTLTCEAPAQPPPQIHWIKDGRPLPLPPGPVLLLPEVGPEDQGTYSCVATHPSHGPQESRAVSVSIIETGEEGTTAGSVEGPGLETLALTLGILGGLGTVALLIGVIMWHRRRQRKGQERKVPENQEEEEEERAELNQPEEPEAAESSTGGP, from the exons ATGGCAGCAGGGGCAGTGATCGGAGCCTGGATGCTAGTCCTCAGTCTGTGGG GGGCAGTCACAGGGGACCAAAACATCACAGCCCGGATCGGGAAGCCACTGGTGCTGAACTGTAAGGGAGCCCCCAAGAAACCACCCCAGCAGCTGGAATGGAAACTG AACACAGGCCGGACAGAAGCTTGGAAAGTCCTGTCTCCCCAGGGAGACCCCTGGGATAGCGTGGCTCGGGTCCTCCCCAACGGCTCCCTCCTTCTGCCGGCTGTTGGGATCCAGGATGAGGGGACTTTCCGGTGCCGGGCAACGAGCCGGAGCGGAAAGGAGACCAAGTCTAACTACCGAGTCCGAGTCTATC AGATTCCTGGGAAGCCAGAAATTGTTGATCCTGCCTCTGAACTCATGGCTGGTGTCCCCAATAAGGTAGAGGATGAAAAGAGGAGAT AGATGATGAAGTTGATTTTTCCCCAGGTGGGGACATGTGTGTCCGAGGGGGGCTACCCTGCAGGGACTCTTAGCTGGCTCTTGGATGGGAAAACTCTGATTCCTGATGGCAAAG GAGTGTCAGTGAAGGAAGAGACCAAGAGACACCCAGAGACAGGGCTTTTCACACTCCATTCGGAGCTGATGGTGACCCCAGCTCGGGGAGGAGCTCTCCACCCCACCTTCTCCTGTAGCTTCACCCCTGGCCTTCCCCGGCGCCGAGCCCTGCACACGGCCCCCATCCAGCTCAGGGTCTGGA ATGCTGTGCCACTGAAGGAAGTCCGGTTGGTGGTAGAGCCAGAAGGGGGAGCAGTAGCTCCTGGTGGTACCGTGACCTTGACCTGTGAAGCCCCCGCCCAGCCCCCACCTCAAATCCACTGGATCAAGGAT ggcaggcccctgccccttccccctgGCCCCGTGCTGCTCCTCCCAGAGGTAGGGCCTGAGGACCAGGGAACCTACAGTTGTGTGGCCACCCATCCCAGCCATGGGCCCCAGGAGAGCCGTGCTGTCAGCGTCAGCATCATTG AAACAGGCGAGGAGGGGACGACTGCAG GCTCTGTGGAAGGGCCGGGGCTGGAAACCCTAGCCCTGACCCTGGGGATCCTGGGAGGCCTGGGGACAGTCGCCCTGCTCATTGGGGTCATCATGTGGCATCGAAGGCGGCAACGCAAAGGACAGGAGAG GAAGGTCCCGGAAaaccaggaggaggaagaggaggagagagcgGAACTGAACCAGCCAGAGGAGCCCGAGGCTGCAGAGAGCAGCACAGGAGGGCCTTGA
- the RNF5 gene encoding E3 ubiquitin-protein ligase RNF5 isoform X1 has protein sequence MAAAEEEDGGPEGPNRERGGAGATFECNICLETAREAVVSVCGHLYCWPCLHQWLETRPERQECPVCKAGISRENVVPLYGRGSQKPQDPRLKTPPRPQGQRPAPESRGGFQPFGDTGGFHFSFGVGAFPFGFFTTVFNTHEPFRRGTGVDLGQGHPASSWQDSLFLFLAIFFFFWLLSI, from the exons ATGGCAGCAGCGGAGGAGGAGGACGGGGGCCCCGAAGGGCCAAACCGcgagcggggcggggcgggcgcgaCCTTCGAATGTAATATATGTCTGGAGACTGCTCGGGAAGCTGTGGTCAGTGTGTGTGGCCACCTGTACTG TTGGCCCTGTCTTCATCAG tggctGGAGACACGGCCAGAGCGGCAAGAATGCCCAGTGTGCAAAGCTGGGATCAGCAGAGAAAATGTTGTCCCTCTCTATGGGCGAGGGAGCCAGAAGCCCCAGGATCCCAG aTTGaaaaccccaccccgcccccagggcCAGCGACCGGCTCCGGAGAGCAGAGGG GGATTCCAGCCATTTGGCGATACTGGGGGATTTCACTTCTCATTTGGTGTCGGTGCTTTTCCCTTTGGCTTTTTCACCACCGTCTTCAATACCCATGAACCGTTCCGTCGGGGTACAG GTGTGGATCTGGGACAGGGTCACCCGGCCTCCAGCTGGCAGGACTCCCTCTTCCTGTTTCTCgccatcttcttctttttctggctgCTCAGTATTTGA